The nucleotide window TGAAATACTCCACCATCTCCCACTTCAGCACATGCGGGTGAATATCATAATCCGCGAGTTTTTCCACCGGCAGCCAGGTCACCAGACAGTTGTCTTCCGGCGCCAATGCTTGATCCAGCGGCAAATTTCCCTGATCGGCGGCGGCGAGGAAATACCACTCCGCTTTGCTGGCGCGAAAATAGGGGCCAAAACAATGCTGCAATTCGACGGTGAGGCCAAGCTCTTCTCGTAGCTCGCGCTGTGCCGCTTGTTGAGGAGTTTCATTCGGTTCGATACCGCCGCCGGGAATGCGGTAGAAATATCCGCTTTCCGATTGGCAACGAAAGGTCAACAAACGGCGCTCATGAATCACCGCGGCGCCGGCGCGCGAACGGCCGGGCCGCCAAGGTTCTTGCGATTGAGCAACACGCTCGCCCAGCCAAATGGGGAAACGCGCGGCGCCACCGTTGCCGGTTTTATCGCGCAGCCATTTTTTGAAATGATCCAGCCTGGAGAAATCGCGGCGCACGCACACAAAACGAAACGCCGACGGTTGTTCAAAGATCTCCTCCGTCAAGCCGCCGTAATTATTTGCCAGCTCGGGAACACCTTGCTGCGCATAATACGAGCGGCTCCGTTCGTGCGCTGCCCGCGCCGCTTCGTGTGTTGGATATACCGGCGAATCCATCACCAGCAACTTGCCGCCCGGGCGCAGCACGTTGCTGACTTGCTTAAAGACTTGCGCTAGATCATGAGTATAATGCAAACTCGCATTGGCAACCACGAGATCAAACGAGTTGCCGGCCAACGGCAAGCGTTCCAATTCCGCCTGCGCTGCCATGAAACGCCGTTGCCCGACCGGCAAAGCTGCCAGGCCGTGGGGCCCGGCGTTCACGTCGAGCGCAAATACCTCGTGCTGATCTGCAAGCAGGCGGCTCATCCACCCGCTGCCTGCGCCGATATCCAAAATGCGCAGGTTGCGACTGCCGTAATTTTTCTTCAGCCAATTTTGCAGAAAACGAAACGATTGCGCGCGCAAATGCCACTCATGCTCGTGCTCGCCGGTGAGATCGCGAAACGGCAAATTCAGATAGTAATCCGGCGTCTCGCTGGCCCAGCTTTCGCGCAAGCGCACGGCATCGTATTTTTCACAAAACGAGGCAATTTCGTTCAGGCGCTCGGGAATGATGAGTCGTGGTATGTGATCGTTTATACCGTAGTTGGCGCTGCAATCCCTGCAACGCAGGGCGCGGGAGCCGTCATGCATTGCCAGTAAAAAATGTCCATGGCATTGCGGGCAGCGCAGCACGCCGAGCCAGCGGTAAAGCAGGTTTGATGTGTTTGAGCGAAAAATCAAGAAAATCGTTTCGAGAAAATGTGGTGTGAGCGCGTGGTAATTAAACGATTACTGATTCTTAAAAGCGAAACATCTGCTGTGAAACAAAAAAATGGGACACAGATTTCCACAGATAAAATCGGCGTGAGTCTGTTTTGATGTGTGTCCGGTTATTTTGATTTTAGCACGGCCGGGTTAGGGATTCTGTTTATTTTTTTGCGTTGACGAGTTTTCCAATCCTCCCCTCTGCTCCCGCCGCCCAGCCGGTATTTGTTGATGCCGCAAAACTCAACGTATGAAAACCTTCGGCGCTGAAGCGCGCCCACGTCAGCCCGCCATCGTTCGAATAATCCGAGCCGGAAGGGCCAACGGCAACGAGTAAAGACTGTGTGAGGTAAGCGACACAAGAACGGTATTCCATTGCTGCGGGATTCTTGATCAGCTCCCAGGTTTTACCGCCGTCGCTGGTGAGCGCAGCATTGGCTTGCGCGGCATTTGGCTCCTGATAGTTCCCGCCGACAATCACGCCGTGATTTTCATCCCGAAACGCAATCGAAAAAATACCGGAAGCGGCATTGCCGCTCACGAGCGGCGTTACAGCGACGTTCCAGGTTTTGCCGCGATCCTGCGAATGAAACACGCGCGCAATCGCGCCGCCGGTGGCGATCCAGACATGGCTCTCACCGTGCACGGCGAGATTCGTGCCGCTTGCGGCAAAGCCGTATTCACCTTGCACGACAGCCGGCGCGCTTTCTGCGGGAAGCGGCTGCCAGGTGTTGCCGCCATCGGCGGTGAGCATGACGAACAATTGTCCCGCAACCGGGTCGCCGACCAGAACGCCGTTGTGTTCATCCCAAAACGCCATGCCGTTGAAAAAGCCCTCGGCTGTTTCATTGAGATATTTCAACTGCCAGCTTTTGCCACCATCTTCGGTTTTGTAGATGCGCGAAAGCTCGCCAGAACCAGCGCTCATCAGAATCGCACGTTCGGCATCGAAAGCTTGCACGTCGCGAAAATCCAGGTTAGTGGCGCCGACAACGGAATCAGCAAGCCAGGTCTGGCCGCCGTCAAGTGTTCTGGCAAAACTGCCTTTCGTGCCGCTGACCCACGCGATGTTATCGTTCACGACGCAAATACCACGCAGGGAGGAAGTCAACCCGCTTGATTGGAATTGCCAACTCAACCCGACAGGCTTGGCGTCATGGTCTTGCGCCAACAGTGCGCCCGCGAGGGCAACAGATGAAATGGTGAGAACGATTCTCCGCATCTTCTGTTCCAATCTTGTAGTACCGCCAGCCTGGGCAAGGCAGGATCACGACCGTACACTTATTCTTTAGCCACGGATGAACACGGATTTTCACGGATTTTTTTTCTTGCTCCAGAACAGTCTCTTTCAACCTGAAATCCGCGCAGCTCGGTGTAGATCAGCGGCTAAGCGCCACATTTTAAAAGGGGTCTGACAGCGAAAGCACTGGCTATATTTACCCAAAAGACGAGAAGAATTCCACGGCCAAGCCGTGGAAGAACTCCCAAACACACTCCATCACTCCATCACTCCACCCATCCATCACTCCACCACTCCAGCTTTCATCCCGCCTTCACCAGCGTCAAGCTTGCCAGCACGAACGGTATGTAAACCAATCCAAGCGGATTGCCTTCTTGCAGCAGTTTCAAGCGAGCGCGGCGCACCGCCTCGCCGATGGGAACGCCATTGAAAAAATGTTCCAGGCATTCTTCGCCAAAGGCACAGGCGAGCGGCTCGAAGATGGTGATTTCGGTGCCAATCACGCCGGCGGCATGCGCATCTTCGATAAAACCGCTGACCAGGTTCAACGTTTGTTCCGGCGAAAGCGCGGTGGTGTGGCAGCCGTTCAAAAACACCAGCG belongs to Cytophagia bacterium CHB2 and includes:
- a CDS encoding methyltransferase domain-containing protein — encoded protein: MIFRSNTSNLLYRWLGVLRCPQCHGHFLLAMHDGSRALRCRDCSANYGINDHIPRLIIPERLNEIASFCEKYDAVRLRESWASETPDYYLNLPFRDLTGEHEHEWHLRAQSFRFLQNWLKKNYGSRNLRILDIGAGSGWMSRLLADQHEVFALDVNAGPHGLAALPVGQRRFMAAQAELERLPLAGNSFDLVVANASLHYTHDLAQVFKQVSNVLRPGGKLLVMDSPVYPTHEAARAAHERSRSYYAQQGVPELANNYGGLTEEIFEQPSAFRFVCVRRDFSRLDHFKKWLRDKTGNGGAARFPIWLGERVAQSQEPWRPGRSRAGAAVIHERRLLTFRCQSESGYFYRIPGGGIEPNETPQQAAQRELREELGLTVELQHCFGPYFRASKAEWYFLAAADQGNLPLDQALAPEDNCLVTWLPVEKLADYDIHPHVLKWEMVEYFNHYDA
- a CDS encoding glycosyl hydrolase, with amino-acid sequence MLAQDHDAKPVGLSWQFQSSGLTSSLRGICVVNDNIAWVSGTKGSFARTLDGGQTWLADSVVGATNLDFRDVQAFDAERAILMSAGSGELSRIYKTEDGGKSWQLKYLNETAEGFFNGMAFWDEHNGVLVGDPVAGQLFVMLTADGGNTWQPLPAESAPAVVQGEYGFAASGTNLAVHGESHVWIATGGAIARVFHSQDRGKTWNVAVTPLVSGNAASGIFSIAFRDENHGVIVGGNYQEPNAAQANAALTSDGGKTWELIKNPAAMEYRSCVAYLTQSLLVAVGPSGSDYSNDGGLTWARFSAEGFHTLSFAASTNTGWAAGAEGRIGKLVNAKK